A window of Streptomyces sp. SAI-127 contains these coding sequences:
- a CDS encoding S8 family peptidase, translated as MAQLRAKKFRFAAITTLATTALVGGLTALPAEAAPAEGRVLASGSPTAVKDSYIVTLKKQAGFKSSSGEGKGLIKEYGGTVGKTFGSALNGYTATLSATEAKRLAADPSVASVEQNQTVHLADTTQSSAPWGLDRIDQSALPLSGTYTYPDTAGSGVTAYVIDTGVRITHSQISGRASYGYDAVDGDTTASDGNGHGTHVATTIAGSTYGVAKKAKIVAVRVLDNAGSGTTAGVIAGIDWVTANHSGPSVANMSLGGGASSTLDTAVRNSIASGVTYAIAAGNSSANASSYSPARVTEAITVGATTSTDARASYSNYGSVLDVFAPGSSITAGWYTSDTATNTISGTSMATPHVAGAAAVYLAGHTSATPAQVATALANGATSNVVTSPGTGSPNKLLKLVP; from the coding sequence ATGGCACAACTGCGCGCAAAGAAGTTCCGGTTCGCCGCGATAACCACCCTGGCGACCACCGCCCTCGTCGGCGGGCTCACCGCCCTGCCCGCCGAGGCCGCACCGGCCGAGGGCAGGGTCCTCGCCTCCGGCTCCCCCACGGCCGTCAAGGACAGCTACATCGTCACGCTCAAGAAGCAGGCGGGCTTCAAGTCCTCGTCCGGTGAGGGCAAGGGGCTCATCAAGGAGTACGGCGGGACGGTCGGGAAGACCTTCGGTTCCGCGCTCAACGGCTACACCGCCACGCTTTCCGCGACCGAGGCGAAGAGACTCGCCGCGGACCCGTCGGTGGCCTCCGTGGAGCAGAACCAGACCGTCCACCTGGCCGACACCACGCAGTCCTCCGCCCCGTGGGGCCTGGACCGCATCGACCAGTCCGCGCTCCCGCTCTCCGGCACGTACACCTACCCGGACACCGCGGGCAGCGGAGTCACGGCGTACGTCATCGACACCGGCGTCCGCATCACCCACAGCCAGATCAGCGGCCGCGCCTCCTACGGCTACGACGCCGTCGACGGCGACACCACCGCCTCCGACGGCAACGGCCACGGCACCCATGTGGCCACCACGATCGCGGGCTCCACCTACGGCGTCGCCAAGAAGGCGAAGATCGTGGCGGTGCGCGTGCTCGACAACGCCGGTTCCGGCACCACCGCCGGCGTCATCGCGGGCATCGACTGGGTCACCGCCAACCACTCGGGCCCCTCGGTCGCCAACATGTCGCTCGGCGGCGGCGCCTCCAGCACCCTGGACACCGCGGTCAGGAACTCCATCGCGAGCGGCGTCACCTACGCCATCGCGGCCGGCAACAGCAGCGCCAACGCCTCCTCGTACTCCCCGGCCCGCGTCACCGAGGCGATCACGGTCGGCGCCACCACCAGCACCGACGCCCGGGCCAGTTACTCCAACTACGGCTCGGTCCTGGACGTCTTCGCCCCCGGCTCCTCCATCACGGCGGGCTGGTACACCAGCGACACCGCGACCAACACCATCTCCGGTACGTCGATGGCGACCCCGCACGTCGCGGGCGCGGCCGCGGTCTACCTCGCCGGCCACACCTCGGCCACTCCGGCCCAGGTCGCCACGGCCCTGGCCAACGGTGCCACGTCCAAC